One window from the genome of Magnetococcales bacterium encodes:
- a CDS encoding ParB/RepB/Spo0J family partition protein translates to MAEGMGLGRGLGALLGGESVAEVGRRRVREVPPDRIEPNPRQPRRQMDAGALEDLAESIRANGVLQPLLVRVKPGTNPAEERFELVAGERRLRASRLAGLERVPVLVHDLDDGRSLEVAILENVQREDLNPIDTARGYQRLVDEFGYSHARIAERVGRSRMGVSNTLRLLKLPEEILDMVATGKLSEGHARALLGLEDAAAVTSVASAVAEAGLSVRETERRVRDFIPESTLPEESEPTQPIVEEKKKNNSKRRDPAIASLEKKLASELRTKVTITQLRGRGKIILEFASLQDLKDLVHRLVQSDVPGEEKNSPG, encoded by the coding sequence ATGGCGGAAGGGATGGGTTTGGGACGGGGTCTGGGGGCGTTGCTGGGAGGGGAATCGGTGGCGGAGGTGGGCCGGCGACGGGTGCGCGAGGTGCCTCCGGATCGGATTGAACCCAATCCCCGCCAGCCGCGCCGGCAGATGGATGCCGGTGCCCTGGAAGATCTGGCCGAATCGATCCGGGCCAATGGCGTGCTGCAACCCCTGCTGGTACGGGTCAAACCCGGCACCAACCCCGCCGAGGAACGCTTCGAACTCGTGGCCGGGGAACGCCGCCTGCGGGCATCCCGGCTGGCTGGTCTGGAGCGGGTACCGGTCCTGGTCCATGACCTGGATGATGGACGCTCCCTGGAGGTGGCCATCCTGGAAAATGTGCAACGCGAGGATTTGAATCCGATTGATACGGCACGGGGTTACCAGCGCCTGGTGGATGAGTTCGGCTACAGCCATGCCCGGATTGCCGAACGGGTGGGGCGCAGTCGCATGGGAGTCAGCAACACGTTGCGCTTGCTGAAACTTCCGGAAGAAATTCTGGACATGGTGGCCACCGGCAAACTCAGCGAGGGACATGCCCGCGCCCTGCTTGGCCTGGAGGACGCCGCCGCCGTCACATCCGTGGCGTCTGCCGTGGCCGAGGCCGGCTTGAGTGTGCGGGAAACCGAGCGACGGGTGCGGGATTTCATCCCCGAATCCACACTGCCGGAAGAGTCCGAACCAACGCAACCCATTGTCGAAGAAAAGAAAAAAAACAACAGCAAACGGCGCGATCCCGCAATCGCCTCCCTGGAAAAGAAATTGGCATCGGAGTTGCGTACCAAGGTCACCATTACCCAACTCCGTGGGCGAGGCAAGATTATCCTGGAATTTGCGTCACTCCAGGATCTCAAGGATTTGGTTCACCGTCTGGTGCAGTCTGATGTGCCCGGGGAAGAGAAAAACAGTCCGGGATGA
- a CDS encoding ParA family protein, which yields MGRILAVTNQKGGVGKTATAVNLAAALGAAEKRVLLVDCDPQGNATTALGETKSRSSGTTYALLSGQGRVQDVVRRVAPPYLDLVVSTPDLSGAEVELVNEPHREFRLRQALREIHAEYDCILLDCPPSLGLLTLNALVAADAVLVPLQCEYHALEGLAQLMRTLEIVRERLNPDLVLAGIVLTMYDPELGLSRQVAAEVRQHFGERVFGTLIPRDRRLAEAPGFGKPAIWYDVRTPGARAYLGLAWEILESGGLRV from the coding sequence ATGGGACGAATCTTGGCCGTGACCAATCAAAAAGGTGGGGTGGGTAAGACGGCCACGGCGGTCAATCTGGCGGCGGCGTTGGGGGCGGCGGAAAAACGTGTCCTGCTTGTGGATTGCGATCCCCAGGGCAATGCCACTACGGCACTTGGAGAAACAAAATCAAGAAGTTCCGGGACGACCTACGCCTTGCTGAGCGGGCAGGGGAGGGTGCAGGATGTGGTGCGGCGCGTGGCCCCGCCTTATCTGGATCTGGTGGTTTCCACCCCGGATTTGAGCGGTGCCGAAGTGGAACTGGTCAATGAACCGCACCGGGAGTTCCGGTTGCGGCAGGCCTTGCGGGAGATCCATGCGGAATATGATTGCATCCTGCTGGATTGCCCGCCATCCCTGGGTTTGTTGACGTTGAATGCCCTGGTGGCGGCGGATGCGGTGCTGGTCCCGTTGCAGTGCGAATACCATGCCCTGGAAGGGTTGGCGCAGCTCATGCGGACCCTGGAAATTGTCCGGGAACGCCTGAATCCGGATCTGGTGCTGGCCGGGATTGTTTTGACCATGTACGATCCGGAGCTGGGTTTGAGTCGGCAGGTGGCGGCGGAGGTGCGGCAACACTTTGGCGAACGGGTTTTTGGGACGCTGATTCCCCGGGATCGGCGGCTGGCGGAGGCACCTGGATTCGGCAAGCCGGCAATCTGGTACGATGTGCGGACGCCGGGTGCCCGGGCCTACCTGGGATTGGCCTGGGAAATTCTGGAAAGTGGTGGTTTGCGGGTGTGA
- the rsmG gene encoding 16S rRNA (guanine(527)-N(7))-methyltransferase RsmG, producing the protein MEAWPSFLIQAGDLLGQAVTPEQERALRAYVAELTQWNARFNLVGPGGMANLLTRHLLDSLRLAPVLSGRERVADLGSGAGLPGLILAICGDPGQTMDLVESIQKKSRFLQHMVDHLGLNARVRVLNARAESLTPAVPYDVVISRALGNLALGARLALPLLRVGGEYATLKGRRHPEDVAVYLRDPVSRAYAPPQIVANGEEGVLIRVQRVKV; encoded by the coding sequence TTGGAAGCATGGCCCTCTTTTTTGATCCAGGCCGGGGATTTGCTCGGCCAGGCGGTCACGCCCGAACAGGAACGGGCGTTGCGGGCCTATGTGGCGGAATTGACACAGTGGAACGCGCGTTTCAATCTGGTGGGGCCAGGCGGGATGGCAAATCTTCTGACCCGGCACCTGCTTGACTCCCTGCGGTTGGCCCCGGTTCTCTCCGGTCGGGAACGGGTGGCGGATCTGGGGTCCGGGGCCGGCTTGCCCGGATTGATCCTGGCCATTTGCGGCGATCCGGGACAAACAATGGACTTGGTGGAGTCCATACAGAAAAAATCCCGCTTTTTGCAGCATATGGTGGATCATTTGGGGTTGAATGCCCGGGTGCGGGTTTTGAACGCACGGGCGGAAAGTCTGACGCCGGCAGTGCCCTATGATGTGGTGATCTCCCGTGCCCTGGGCAATCTGGCCCTGGGGGCGCGGCTGGCGTTGCCTTTGTTGCGGGTGGGGGGCGAATATGCGACGCTGAAGGGGCGTCGCCATCCGGAGGATGTGGCCGTTTATTTGCGGGATCCGGTCAGTCGGGCCTATGCCCCGCCACAAATTGTGGCCAATGGGGAGGAGGGGGTTTTGATTCGGGTACAACGGGTGAAAGTTTGA
- a CDS encoding type II toxin-antitoxin system ParD family antitoxin — translation MSTNVSLTPELEIFAHSCVESGRFSNVGEVVCSALRLLRDQEKRREDFTAMLLAAQEEADREGVFTIDQVLSEMDEIIDSASQ, via the coding sequence ATGTCCACCAACGTCAGCCTGACCCCGGAGTTGGAAATCTTTGCCCACTCCTGCGTGGAAAGCGGCCGTTTCAGCAACGTCGGCGAAGTGGTTTGCAGCGCCCTGCGACTGCTTCGGGACCAGGAGAAGAGGCGCGAGGATTTCACGGCCATGCTGTTGGCGGCCCAGGAAGAGGCGGACCGTGAGGGCGTCTTCACCATTGATCAGGTCCTGTCGGAGATGGATGAGATCATCGACAGTGCTTCCCAATGA